The Burkholderia cepacia ATCC 25416 genome includes a window with the following:
- the codA gene encoding cytosine deaminase, producing the protein MKIINARLRGRSGLFTIDLDADTIRAIDLQPSPLTPQGNDVIDAGSNLVIPPLVEPHIHLDATLTAGEPEWNMSGTLFEGIERWGQRKATITHDDTKARAHTTIGMLRDNGIQHVRTHVDVTDPTLAALKAMVEVREEARDLIDLQIVAFPQEGIESFDNGRALMERAIEMGADVVGGIPHFENTRDQGVSSIKFLMDLAERKGCLVDVHCDETDDPQSRFLEVLAEEARIRGMGKRVTASHTTAMGSYDNAYCSKLFRLLKRSEIHFISCPTESIHLQGRFDTYPKRRGITRVAELDRAGINVCFGQDSIKDPWYPVGNGNILRILDVGLHVCHMLGYEDLQRCLDFVTEHSANAMSLGDRYGLAVGRPANLLILDADSDYEVIRKQARVRTSLRGGKVIMQRAPEHITYPEANAR; encoded by the coding sequence ATGAAGATCATCAACGCCAGATTGCGCGGCCGTAGCGGCCTCTTCACGATCGACCTCGATGCGGACACGATTCGCGCGATCGACCTCCAGCCGTCGCCGCTGACGCCGCAAGGCAACGACGTCATCGATGCCGGCAGCAATCTCGTCATCCCGCCGCTGGTCGAGCCGCATATCCATCTCGATGCGACGCTGACCGCCGGCGAACCCGAATGGAACATGAGCGGCACGCTGTTCGAAGGCATCGAGCGATGGGGCCAGCGCAAGGCCACGATCACGCACGACGACACGAAAGCCCGCGCGCACACGACGATCGGGATGCTGCGCGACAACGGCATCCAGCACGTGCGCACGCACGTGGACGTCACCGATCCCACGCTCGCGGCGTTGAAGGCGATGGTCGAGGTCAGGGAGGAGGCGCGCGATCTCATCGACCTGCAGATCGTCGCGTTTCCGCAGGAAGGCATCGAGTCGTTCGACAACGGCCGCGCGTTGATGGAGCGCGCGATCGAGATGGGCGCCGACGTCGTCGGCGGCATTCCGCATTTCGAGAACACGCGCGACCAGGGCGTGAGCTCCATCAAGTTCCTGATGGATCTCGCGGAGCGCAAGGGCTGCCTCGTCGACGTCCATTGCGACGAAACCGACGATCCGCAATCGCGCTTCCTGGAAGTGCTCGCCGAGGAAGCGCGGATACGCGGGATGGGCAAGCGCGTCACCGCGAGCCACACGACCGCGATGGGCTCCTACGACAACGCTTATTGCTCGAAGCTGTTCCGGCTGCTGAAACGCTCGGAGATTCATTTCATTTCGTGTCCGACCGAAAGCATCCACCTGCAGGGGCGTTTCGACACCTACCCGAAACGGCGCGGCATCACGCGTGTGGCGGAGCTCGATCGCGCCGGCATCAACGTGTGCTTCGGACAGGATTCGATCAAGGACCCGTGGTACCCCGTCGGCAACGGCAACATCCTGCGCATTCTCGACGTGGGCCTGCACGTGTGCCACATGCTCGGATACGAAGACCTGCAGCGGTGCCTCGATTTCGTCACCGAGCACAGCGCGAACGCGATGTCCCTCGGCGACCGGTACGGCCTCGCCGTCGGGCGGCCGGCCAATCTGCTGATCCTCGACGCCGATAGCGACTACGAAGTGATTCGCAAGCAGGCCAGGGTGCGTACGTCGCTGCGCGGCGGGAAGGTCATCATGCAGCGCGCGCCGGAACACATCACCTATCCCGAAGCGAACGCGCGTTGA
- a CDS encoding TetR family transcriptional regulator C-terminal domain-containing protein, whose protein sequence is MNPSAPTAEPPARPPGRREALRDTLEAAILAAAEESFSTYGFEGSSVAAIAAAAGLSKQNLMYYFPTKLALYRRVLDDVLRDWLGRMREFAAPEREPAEAMSAYIRAKLEFSRNRPHGSRVFALEIIGGAKTYGKEIRKQLIPVLRDDIRVLERWIDEGKVRQVDAEHLFFLIWAATQSYADFASQMLLVLGKRALGSDDFDAAYRTISDLVLRALITENGNGGLSAAVAVRAR, encoded by the coding sequence ATGAACCCGTCCGCGCCGACCGCAGAACCGCCCGCCCGGCCACCCGGCCGGCGGGAAGCGCTGCGCGACACCCTCGAGGCGGCCATTCTCGCCGCCGCCGAGGAATCGTTTTCCACGTATGGATTCGAAGGGAGTTCCGTTGCGGCGATCGCGGCCGCCGCCGGCCTGTCGAAGCAGAACCTGATGTACTACTTCCCGACGAAGCTGGCGCTCTACAGACGCGTGCTGGACGACGTCCTGCGGGACTGGCTCGGCAGGATGCGGGAGTTCGCGGCGCCCGAGCGCGAGCCGGCGGAAGCGATGTCGGCCTATATCCGCGCCAAACTCGAATTTTCCCGGAACCGCCCGCATGGATCGCGGGTGTTCGCGCTGGAGATCATCGGCGGCGCGAAGACCTACGGAAAGGAGATCCGCAAGCAACTGATCCCGGTGCTGCGGGACGACATCCGGGTGCTCGAACGCTGGATCGACGAAGGCAAGGTCCGGCAGGTCGATGCCGAGCACCTGTTCTTCCTGATCTGGGCAGCGACGCAGTCGTATGCGGATTTCGCGTCGCAGATGCTGCTGGTGCTCGGCAAGCGCGCGCTGGGGAGCGACGATTTCGACGCGGCCTATCGCACGATCTCGGACCTGGTGCTCCGGGCGCTGATCACCGAAAA
- a CDS encoding helix-turn-helix domain-containing protein gives MNEQEEIESLAILIRDLRKHRKVTLNDLAERIGRSVGFLSQVERGLSRPTVADLTAIGEALGVPTTYFYSLSKPRSVPWVTRPDERRTVYYAAGITDILVSPNMRSRFSILESHLAPGASSGERPVDDSDEQGGFVLEGELTIWIDGDDTPVTLGPNDAFQLPAHKRFRYANLTDAPTRVIWVFT, from the coding sequence ATGAACGAACAGGAAGAGATAGAAAGCCTGGCGATCCTGATCCGCGACCTGCGCAAGCATCGCAAGGTCACGCTCAACGATCTCGCGGAACGGATCGGCCGCTCGGTCGGCTTTCTGTCGCAGGTCGAGCGCGGGCTGTCGCGCCCGACGGTCGCGGATCTCACCGCGATCGGCGAGGCGCTCGGCGTGCCGACCACTTATTTCTACAGCCTGAGCAAGCCGCGCAGCGTGCCGTGGGTCACGCGGCCCGACGAGCGGCGCACCGTGTATTACGCGGCCGGCATTACCGACATCCTCGTGTCGCCGAACATGCGCTCGCGTTTCTCGATCCTCGAAAGCCATCTCGCGCCGGGCGCGAGCAGCGGCGAGCGGCCCGTCGACGACAGCGACGAGCAGGGCGGTTTCGTGCTCGAAGGAGAACTGACGATCTGGATCGACGGCGACGACACACCTGTCACGCTCGGCCCGAACGACGCATTCCAGCTTCCCGCGCACAAGCGCTTCCGTTATGCCAACCTGACCGACGCGCCGACGCGCGTGATCTGGGTATTCACCTGA
- a CDS encoding glutamine synthetase family protein: protein MADVVPALVGEVRAFRQAHPEIRYVDLICLDLPGHFYGKRYPIDALEKVASGSLLKLPQNCVLLGTQGGLYKIGDYCFNDGDPDAPRRLIPGTLKPVRWERQPLAQMLISSDGTDSPIEFEPREVLARVLRRFAARGIRPVVAFELEFYLFAAQLAEGMPQYPRDRLSDDRDDQPNMHIERLSRFSDVLHEMVEAACEQGVDATVITAELGPGQFEINFGHTDDALRAADWSALFCRSTRGVALKHGYRASFMGKPYLHAPGSGMHVHVSLYDDTGRNLLAADGQRPLRHAVAGCLAVLPHCMPVFAPNHNAFRRYGSMVNAASRASWGFEDRDACIRIPESDARNLRIEHRLASADANPYLVLAAILTGMEHGLDARIEPIAPLNEDRGSGIDFPKEMLSAVAAMQDHPAVREGLGSEFVMVYCENKRQEELDFRNEIGAREYRWFL from the coding sequence ATGGCTGACGTCGTTCCCGCGCTGGTCGGTGAAGTCCGCGCATTCCGGCAGGCGCACCCCGAGATCCGTTATGTCGACCTGATCTGCCTCGACCTGCCCGGGCATTTCTACGGCAAGCGCTACCCGATCGACGCGCTCGAAAAGGTCGCGTCGGGCTCGTTGCTGAAGCTGCCGCAGAATTGCGTGCTGCTCGGCACGCAGGGCGGCCTCTACAAGATCGGCGACTACTGCTTCAACGACGGCGACCCGGACGCGCCGCGCCGGCTGATTCCCGGCACGCTGAAGCCCGTGCGCTGGGAGCGGCAGCCGCTCGCGCAAATGCTGATCAGCTCCGACGGCACTGATTCGCCGATCGAGTTCGAGCCGCGCGAGGTGCTCGCGCGCGTGCTGCGGCGTTTCGCGGCGCGCGGCATCCGGCCGGTCGTCGCATTCGAGCTCGAGTTCTACCTGTTCGCCGCGCAGCTCGCGGAAGGGATGCCGCAATATCCGCGCGACCGCCTGAGCGACGATCGCGACGATCAGCCGAACATGCATATCGAGCGCCTGTCGCGCTTCTCCGACGTGCTGCACGAGATGGTCGAGGCCGCGTGCGAGCAGGGTGTCGACGCGACGGTGATCACGGCCGAACTCGGTCCCGGCCAGTTCGAGATCAATTTCGGCCACACCGACGATGCGTTGCGCGCGGCCGACTGGTCGGCGCTGTTCTGCCGCAGCACGCGCGGCGTCGCGTTGAAGCACGGCTATCGCGCGAGCTTCATGGGCAAGCCGTACCTGCATGCGCCGGGCAGCGGGATGCACGTGCACGTGAGCCTCTACGACGATACAGGGCGCAACCTGCTCGCGGCGGACGGGCAGCGGCCGCTGCGGCACGCGGTGGCCGGATGCCTCGCGGTGCTGCCGCACTGCATGCCCGTGTTCGCGCCGAATCACAACGCGTTCCGGCGCTACGGATCGATGGTGAATGCGGCGAGCCGTGCGAGCTGGGGCTTCGAGGATCGCGATGCGTGCATCCGGATTCCCGAGTCGGATGCGCGCAACCTGCGGATCGAGCACCGGCTCGCGAGCGCGGACGCGAACCCGTATCTGGTGCTCGCCGCGATTCTCACCGGGATGGAGCATGGGCTCGATGCACGGATCGAGCCGATCGCGCCGCTCAACGAGGATCGCGGCAGCGGGATCGATTTCCCGAAGGAGATGCTGTCGGCCGTCGCGGCGATGCAGGATCATCCGGCCGTGCGCGAAGGGCTCGGCAGCGAGTTCGTGATGGTGTATTGCGAGAACAAGCGGCAGGAGGAGCTGGATTTTCGCAATGAAATCGGCGCGCGGGAGTATCGGTGGTTCTTGTGA
- a CDS encoding FAD-dependent oxidoreductase codes for MEIAILGAGVAGMSTALALAGRGHRIRLYERRPSESTMGAGVVLWPNAGFVLEQLGLLPDIVEVGGHLHAMRRIDRHGTALKATDIRELDRRMGFPTYSILRRDLQAVLARHLAARGIDVCFGHGATAIETGTDGRAVVRFDNGTTIAPDLVIGADGRMNSVARHYVVGHNAPVYQGFVNWIGIAQSDVPLVDEVSVFDYWGVRERFGIVALDRHRMYWAAAWPEADPGDATESDPAAMLERRFAAWPAPVANAIRATPSDAITKIRVHDLDPVDVWHRGNVLMIGDAAHAPLPTSGQGACQALEDAWHLARCLDEHGAGNDSDLDAALSSFTLRRRPKTAAITGRARDFAHLLFGDGVVESARHQIDPVAEIEALTNAWGAHLPMEQMRGR; via the coding sequence ATGGAAATCGCCATTCTGGGCGCCGGCGTTGCCGGCATGAGCACCGCACTCGCACTCGCCGGGCGCGGCCACCGGATCCGGTTGTACGAACGCCGGCCGTCGGAATCGACGATGGGCGCGGGCGTCGTGCTGTGGCCGAACGCCGGCTTCGTGCTCGAGCAACTCGGCCTGCTGCCGGACATCGTCGAGGTTGGCGGCCACCTGCACGCGATGCGGCGCATCGACCGGCACGGCACCGCGCTCAAGGCTACCGATATCCGCGAACTCGACCGCCGCATGGGTTTCCCGACGTATTCGATCCTGCGGCGCGACCTGCAGGCCGTGCTGGCACGGCACCTCGCCGCGCGCGGCATCGACGTCTGCTTCGGCCACGGGGCGACGGCCATCGAAACCGGAACGGACGGCCGCGCCGTCGTTCGCTTCGACAACGGAACGACGATCGCCCCCGATCTCGTGATCGGCGCCGACGGCCGCATGAACTCCGTCGCGCGACACTACGTGGTCGGTCACAACGCGCCCGTCTACCAGGGATTCGTCAACTGGATCGGTATCGCGCAAAGTGATGTGCCGCTGGTCGACGAGGTGTCGGTATTCGACTATTGGGGCGTGCGCGAGCGCTTCGGCATCGTCGCGCTGGACCGGCATCGGATGTATTGGGCGGCGGCATGGCCCGAAGCCGATCCGGGCGACGCGACGGAAAGCGATCCGGCGGCGATGCTGGAACGGCGCTTCGCTGCGTGGCCGGCACCCGTCGCGAACGCGATACGTGCGACACCGTCGGACGCGATCACGAAGATCCGCGTGCACGACCTCGATCCGGTCGACGTGTGGCATCGCGGCAACGTGCTGATGATCGGCGATGCCGCTCACGCCCCGCTACCGACGTCCGGACAAGGCGCTTGCCAGGCGCTCGAGGACGCGTGGCATCTCGCCCGTTGTCTCGACGAGCACGGAGCAGGCAACGACAGCGACCTCGATGCGGCGCTCTCGTCTTTCACGCTGCGGCGCCGCCCGAAAACAGCGGCGATCACCGGGCGTGCACGCGATTTCGCGCACCTGCTGTTCGGCGACGGCGTGGTCGAAAGCGCTCGACACCAGATCGATCCGGTCGCGGAAATCGAGGCCCTGACAAACGCGTGGGGCGCGCACCTGCCGATGGAGCAGATGCGCGGACGATAA
- a CDS encoding lysozyme inhibitor LprI family protein: MKKKNLLASCALLALAVPFAAHAAGCGKPRSAFDQVYCTSTQFSQSDRDLNDEYGRLRKQLSGDQQAALKAGQLAWLKQRDAQCSETRNNSYLVDIQCANDMTQSRLSFLRERERECSSTGCVTSRLGE; encoded by the coding sequence ATGAAAAAGAAGAATCTGCTCGCATCCTGCGCACTGCTCGCGCTTGCCGTTCCGTTCGCCGCGCACGCGGCCGGCTGCGGGAAGCCGCGCAGCGCGTTCGACCAGGTGTACTGCACCAGCACGCAGTTCTCTCAGTCCGATCGCGATCTGAACGACGAATACGGCCGCCTGCGCAAGCAACTGAGCGGCGACCAGCAGGCCGCGCTGAAGGCCGGCCAGCTCGCATGGCTGAAGCAACGCGATGCGCAGTGCAGCGAAACGCGCAACAACAGCTACCTCGTGGATATCCAGTGCGCGAACGACATGACGCAGTCGCGGCTGTCGTTCCTGCGCGAGCGTGAGCGCGAGTGCTCGAGCACGGGTTGCGTGACGTCCAGGCTCGGCGAGTAA
- a CDS encoding GNAT family N-acetyltransferase — MTPNTTTIDIRTATSADAPAIAGIHVASWQATYTDIMPAAFLAGLSVEKRTASWRCAFDAGRPHVALAVSVADNTPAGWIAYGPTRDTDKDRAWGEIEAIYLHPSYCGQGIGAALVDHACRSLHELGHAWVSLWVLLKNRRARAFYEREGFVAEDDIKTFEIDGTPIEEVRYWRALPKRSC, encoded by the coding sequence ATGACACCGAACACGACGACGATCGACATCCGCACGGCCACCTCCGCCGACGCGCCGGCCATCGCCGGCATCCACGTCGCATCGTGGCAGGCGACCTACACGGACATCATGCCGGCGGCGTTCCTCGCCGGCCTGTCGGTCGAGAAGCGCACGGCCTCGTGGCGCTGTGCGTTCGACGCCGGGCGGCCGCACGTCGCACTCGCGGTGTCGGTCGCAGACAACACGCCGGCAGGCTGGATCGCCTATGGTCCGACACGCGACACCGACAAGGATCGTGCGTGGGGAGAAATCGAGGCGATCTATCTGCATCCGTCGTATTGCGGCCAGGGGATCGGCGCGGCACTGGTCGACCATGCATGCCGGTCGTTGCACGAGCTGGGCCATGCGTGGGTATCGCTGTGGGTCTTGCTCAAGAACCGTCGGGCCAGGGCGTTCTACGAACGCGAAGGCTTCGTCGCCGAAGACGACATCAAGACGTTCGAGATCGACGGGACGCCGATCGAGGAGGTGCGTTACTGGCGCGCGTTACCGAAGCGATCGTGTTGA
- the codB gene encoding cytosine permease has protein sequence MPTNQDARPTTGSNHGEFALSEVPLEKRTGFLSITMVLLSFTFFTGTMFAGGKIGVAFDVVSMIQIAVIGNLLLAVYAASLALIAARSGLNAVLMGRFCFGEVGSKLSDFLLGFAELGWYAWGTATVAIVLVKLLGWPASVTTPLMILFGFGFSITAIIGYRGMDVLSRVSVPLMFVLLMTSMWIATRDIGGWAGLKHVVPTHPMQFSAAVTMVIGTFASGATQATNWTRLARSARSAVSASMIGFFAGNGLMIVAGAYCAIVYQQADIVEVMMLQGLSIAAVVMLCLNLWTIQGPTMYNVAAAGCHLLRTERRRTLVLVGAAIGIVLAVGGMYELLIPFLVLLGSIIPPVGGVIMADYWYRHRGAYPSLATARLPRFNLVGLAAYAIGAILAYTSLWIAPIVGIAASAAAYIVLLQVARAFSREPSVQGE, from the coding sequence ATGCCCACGAACCAGGATGCACGCCCGACAACCGGGTCGAACCACGGGGAATTCGCGCTGAGCGAAGTCCCGCTCGAGAAACGCACCGGCTTTCTATCGATCACGATGGTGCTGCTGAGCTTCACGTTCTTCACCGGGACGATGTTCGCCGGCGGCAAGATCGGCGTCGCCTTCGATGTCGTCAGCATGATCCAGATCGCCGTGATCGGTAACCTGCTGCTCGCCGTCTACGCGGCGTCGCTTGCGCTGATCGCCGCGCGCAGCGGCCTGAATGCGGTGCTGATGGGGCGCTTCTGCTTCGGCGAAGTCGGCAGCAAGCTGTCCGATTTCCTGCTCGGCTTCGCGGAACTCGGCTGGTACGCGTGGGGCACCGCGACGGTCGCCATCGTGCTGGTCAAGCTGCTGGGCTGGCCCGCGTCGGTGACCACGCCGTTGATGATCCTGTTCGGCTTCGGATTCTCGATCACGGCCATCATCGGCTATCGCGGCATGGACGTGCTGTCGCGCGTGTCCGTGCCGTTGATGTTCGTGCTGCTGATGACGTCGATGTGGATCGCCACCCGCGATATCGGCGGGTGGGCCGGCCTCAAGCACGTCGTGCCGACGCATCCGATGCAGTTCTCGGCCGCGGTGACGATGGTCATCGGCACCTTCGCGAGCGGCGCCACGCAGGCGACCAACTGGACGCGCCTCGCCCGCAGCGCGCGCAGCGCCGTGTCCGCCAGCATGATCGGGTTCTTCGCGGGCAACGGCCTGATGATCGTCGCGGGCGCGTACTGCGCGATCGTCTATCAGCAGGCCGACATCGTCGAGGTGATGATGCTGCAGGGCCTGTCGATCGCGGCGGTCGTGATGCTGTGCCTGAATCTCTGGACCATCCAGGGGCCGACGATGTACAACGTGGCCGCCGCCGGCTGCCACCTGCTGCGCACCGAACGGCGCCGCACGCTCGTCCTCGTGGGGGCGGCGATCGGCATCGTGCTCGCGGTCGGCGGGATGTACGAGCTGCTGATTCCGTTCCTCGTGCTGCTCGGCTCGATCATTCCGCCCGTCGGCGGCGTGATCATGGCGGACTACTGGTACCGCCATCGCGGCGCCTACCCGTCGCTTGCGACCGCCCGCCTGCCGCGCTTCAACCTGGTCGGCCTGGCCGCCTATGCGATCGGTGCGATACTCGCCTACACCTCGCTGTGGATCGCGCCGATCGTCGGCATCGCGGCGTCCGCCGCCGCGTACATCGTGCTGCTGCAGGTTGCCCGCGCGTTCTCGCGCGAGCCGTCCGTCCAGGGCGAATGA
- a CDS encoding NAD(P)/FAD-dependent oxidoreductase yields MFVQSDRHVASYYAGTYPEPIPHRPELDERIDADVLVVGAGFSGLHTALRLALAGKRVVMLEASRVAWAASGRNGGQALLGWSCDMQPLEDSLGRDGARLLWDSMRWAATEVRELPGRHGFDIDYRPGSLWAAVRPRRVAMLAQARDEAAERWGYDRLRVIERADMPEWIGGTRYLAALYDPEAGHLNPLKLALGLVRTIERAGGRIFEQSRVLDCRETAGGHVVRTARGEVRADVLVLACNAYVDRLDRDLARRLLPVGTYQVATAPLAPDVARSLLPRNSCVIDNQFVPDYFRLSPDNRLLFGGGCTYLGGIPADIAAATRPHLERVFPQLAGVPLDYAWGGHIDISMRRTPDIGRLGQRFWLQGFSGHGVLPTLAGARAVADAVLGDERLLAQYQRIRNPRFPGGDRLAAPLEAVGKAWYRLRDTV; encoded by the coding sequence ATGTTCGTGCAGTCCGACCGTCACGTCGCAAGCTACTACGCCGGTACGTATCCGGAGCCGATCCCGCATCGTCCGGAACTGGACGAGCGCATCGACGCCGACGTGCTCGTCGTCGGCGCGGGGTTCAGCGGGCTGCATACGGCGCTGCGCCTTGCGCTCGCCGGCAAGCGGGTCGTCATGCTCGAAGCGAGCCGCGTCGCGTGGGCCGCGTCGGGCCGCAACGGCGGGCAGGCGCTGCTCGGCTGGTCGTGCGACATGCAGCCGCTCGAGGATTCGCTCGGCCGCGACGGCGCGCGCCTGCTGTGGGACAGCATGCGCTGGGCCGCGACCGAGGTGCGGGAACTGCCCGGGCGGCATGGTTTCGACATCGACTATCGGCCCGGCAGCCTGTGGGCGGCGGTGCGGCCGCGTCGCGTCGCGATGCTCGCGCAGGCCCGCGACGAAGCGGCCGAGCGCTGGGGCTACGACCGGCTGCGCGTGATCGAGCGGGCCGACATGCCCGAATGGATCGGCGGCACGCGCTATCTCGCGGCGCTCTACGATCCAGAGGCCGGCCACCTGAACCCGCTGAAGCTCGCGCTCGGCCTCGTCCGGACGATCGAGCGCGCGGGCGGCCGCATCTTCGAGCAGAGCCGCGTGCTCGACTGCCGCGAAACGGCCGGGGGCCACGTGGTCCGCACGGCGCGCGGTGAAGTACGCGCGGACGTCCTCGTGCTGGCCTGCAACGCGTATGTCGACCGGCTCGATCGCGACCTCGCGCGCCGGTTGCTGCCGGTCGGCACGTACCAGGTCGCGACCGCGCCGCTCGCGCCCGACGTCGCGCGTTCGCTGCTGCCGCGGAACAGCTGCGTGATCGACAACCAGTTCGTGCCCGACTATTTCCGGCTGAGCCCCGACAACCGGCTGCTGTTCGGCGGCGGCTGCACGTATCTCGGCGGCATTCCGGCCGATATCGCGGCGGCCACGCGCCCGCACCTCGAACGCGTGTTTCCGCAGCTGGCCGGCGTGCCGCTCGATTACGCGTGGGGCGGCCATATCGACATCAGCATGCGCCGCACGCCGGACATCGGCCGCCTCGGGCAGCGTTTCTGGCTGCAGGGCTTCTCGGGGCACGGCGTGCTGCCGACGCTCGCGGGCGCGCGCGCGGTGGCCGACGCCGTGCTCGGCGACGAACGCCTGCTTGCGCAGTACCAGCGCATCCGCAACCCGCGCTTCCCCGGCGGCGACCGGCTCGCCGCGCCGCTGGAAGCGGTCGGCAAGGCCTGGTACCGTCTGCGCGATACCGTTTGA
- a CDS encoding LysR family transcriptional regulator codes for MRSKLDLNAVRVFVAVVDEGSFAGAARVLEMPGSNVSRHVAQLESRLGVRLLERSTRHLRMTEAGRLLHERARPMLDALTQAESELTSQQTELRGVLKLCVPGEIGPRMLGPIVAEFASRHPRVEIDCDTSLAGVSTLRDDIDLSIIVNRGRLDDSAFVVRPLVSLPSVVVAAPSLVARVGLPTRTEQLGQLPCITTLSTLKGQPWQFADGDGRIHKISVASRYRVNSGEMAGLAAVNGIGFAILVERACAVELAEGRLVRVPLEMAPAPLELLAAYASRNSVNAKIRELLQMMQARLAVEEAKPSTRSLR; via the coding sequence ATGCGGAGCAAGCTGGATCTGAATGCGGTGCGTGTGTTCGTGGCAGTCGTCGACGAAGGCAGCTTCGCCGGCGCCGCGCGCGTGCTCGAGATGCCGGGTTCCAACGTGAGCCGTCATGTGGCGCAACTGGAGTCGAGGCTCGGCGTGCGCCTGCTCGAGCGCAGTACGCGGCACCTGCGCATGACCGAGGCCGGGCGTTTGCTGCACGAGCGCGCGCGACCGATGCTCGACGCGCTGACGCAGGCCGAATCCGAACTGACGTCGCAGCAGACGGAGCTGCGCGGCGTGCTGAAGCTCTGCGTGCCCGGCGAAATCGGGCCGCGCATGCTCGGGCCGATCGTCGCGGAATTCGCGAGCCGTCACCCGCGCGTCGAAATCGACTGCGATACGAGCCTCGCCGGCGTGTCGACGCTGCGCGACGATATCGACCTGTCGATCATCGTCAATCGCGGGAGGCTGGACGACAGCGCATTCGTCGTCAGGCCGCTCGTGAGTTTGCCGAGCGTCGTCGTGGCTGCGCCGTCGCTCGTCGCGCGGGTCGGGTTGCCGACCCGGACGGAACAGCTCGGGCAACTGCCGTGCATCACGACGTTGAGCACGCTGAAAGGGCAGCCGTGGCAGTTCGCCGACGGCGACGGGAGGATTCACAAGATTTCCGTCGCGAGCCGGTATCGCGTCAACAGCGGCGAGATGGCTGGGTTGGCCGCGGTGAACGGAATCGGCTTCGCGATTCTCGTCGAGCGCGCGTGCGCGGTCGAGCTGGCCGAGGGGCGGCTGGTACGCGTGCCGCTGGAGATGGCGCCAGCGCCGCTGGAACTGCTTGCCGCTTATGCGAGCCGGAATTCGGTCAACGCGAAGATTCGCGAGTTGCTGCAGATGATGCAGGCGCGGTTGGCGGTGGAGGAGGCGAAACCGTCAACACGATCGCTTCGGTAA